One part of the uncultured Bacteroides sp. genome encodes these proteins:
- a CDS encoding BamA/TamA family outer membrane protein, whose protein sequence is MRKLLYLSLLFLTACSTTRNLPEDETLYTGMKKTVVENRDASKAGDEALEEVYAALAVPPNNALFGSSSVRVPFPFGLWMYNAFKKSEKGLGRWMFNRFASEPVLISTVNPDVRVKVARNLLRDYGYFNGQVAYEVIPTKKRQAKLKYKVDMQQPYLLDSIFYSHYSARTDSLLHRHIVDKILRPGDHFSVLKLDEERQRLSTLLRNAGYYYFRPEFISFLADTTWQSGRVSLKITPKADLPELVLRSWKMGNRSVALSGINGEPPTDSLLYKDLMVYYQGKLHVRPVVLYNRFRLMQGETYSQIKQLRTQENINRLGIFKYADLQFTPRDTTQGNNVLDVQMNAAYDLPLDGELELNVTSKSNDQVGPGAAFSVTRRNLFGGGENFTVKLKGSYEWQTNDPVGGSSSVINSYELGASAALVIPRIVLPGMEYKELTYPATTTFRLYADQMNRARYFKLLAFGGNATYDFQTSRVSRHSITPFKLTFNVLQSTTQRFDSVTNANPALYLSLKNQFIPAMNYTYTYDDAGVKSKRNHVWWETSITSAGNITSGIYRLFGRNFNEEKKLLGNPFAQFLKLSSEVRYNYKITARQSLVARLSGGILYAYGNSEVAPYNEQFYIGGANSLRAFTIRSLGPGSYRPDAGNTYSYMDQTGNLKFEANVEYRFNLLGNLNGAIFLDAGNIWLLKDDIARPGGKFGLSKLGKEIALGTGAGLRYDLSFLVIRLDAGIGLHAPYETSKSGYYNIPSFKDGLGFHLAIGYPF, encoded by the coding sequence ATGAGGAAACTACTTTATTTGTCATTGTTGTTCTTAACTGCTTGTTCAACCACCCGTAATTTACCGGAGGATGAAACTCTATATACGGGTATGAAGAAAACAGTGGTGGAGAATCGTGATGCTTCGAAGGCTGGTGATGAGGCTCTTGAAGAAGTGTACGCTGCATTGGCCGTTCCTCCCAATAATGCTCTTTTTGGAAGTTCGTCTGTAAGGGTTCCTTTCCCTTTCGGATTGTGGATGTATAATGCATTTAAAAAGAGTGAGAAGGGTTTGGGACGCTGGATGTTTAATCGTTTTGCCTCAGAACCTGTGCTCATTTCGACAGTGAATCCGGATGTCCGGGTTAAAGTTGCCAGAAATTTGCTGCGTGACTATGGATATTTCAACGGACAAGTAGCTTACGAAGTAATTCCTACGAAAAAACGTCAGGCAAAATTGAAATACAAAGTAGATATGCAGCAGCCTTATTTACTGGATTCTATTTTTTATTCTCATTATAGTGCACGTACTGATAGCTTGCTACATCGGCATATTGTTGATAAAATACTCCGTCCTGGCGATCATTTCAGTGTTTTGAAGCTAGATGAGGAACGTCAGCGGTTGAGTACTTTACTACGCAATGCCGGTTATTACTATTTCCGTCCGGAATTTATATCTTTTCTGGCAGATACAACCTGGCAATCTGGCCGTGTAAGCCTTAAAATTACTCCGAAAGCTGATTTGCCCGAACTAGTTCTTCGCTCATGGAAGATGGGAAATCGGTCTGTTGCTTTGAGTGGAATAAACGGAGAACCGCCTACTGATTCTTTGCTTTATAAAGACCTAATGGTATATTATCAGGGTAAATTGCATGTTCGTCCGGTTGTACTTTATAATCGTTTTCGTTTAATGCAGGGAGAAACCTATTCACAGATAAAGCAATTGCGGACACAGGAAAATATAAACCGTCTGGGTATTTTTAAGTATGCCGATTTACAGTTCACTCCCCGTGATACAACTCAGGGAAATAATGTACTTGATGTGCAGATGAATGCCGCTTACGATCTTCCTCTTGACGGAGAATTGGAACTGAATGTAACTTCCAAATCCAATGATCAGGTAGGACCCGGAGCAGCATTCTCCGTTACAAGACGAAACCTCTTTGGTGGAGGTGAGAATTTTACCGTGAAGCTCAAAGGCAGTTATGAATGGCAGACTAATGACCCGGTAGGGGGAAGTAGTTCTGTTATTAACTCTTACGAATTGGGGGCATCAGCCGCACTTGTAATTCCCCGGATTGTACTGCCTGGTATGGAATATAAAGAATTAACTTATCCGGCAACTACCACATTTAGACTGTATGCCGATCAAATGAACCGGGCAAGATATTTCAAGTTATTGGCTTTCGGAGGGAATGCAACGTATGATTTTCAGACTTCGAGAGTAAGCCGTCATTCCATAACGCCGTTCAAACTGACTTTTAATGTGCTTCAAAGTACAACGCAGCGCTTTGATTCTGTTACGAATGCCAATCCTGCTTTGTATCTCAGTCTGAAGAATCAGTTTATTCCGGCAATGAATTATACCTATACCTATGACGATGCGGGTGTGAAAAGCAAAAGGAATCATGTTTGGTGGGAAACGTCCATTACCTCTGCCGGAAATATAACATCTGGCATATACCGATTATTTGGAAGAAACTTCAATGAAGAAAAGAAACTTCTGGGAAATCCGTTTGCACAGTTCCTGAAACTTAGTTCTGAAGTGAGATATAACTATAAAATTACTGCACGACAATCTTTAGTTGCCCGGTTAAGTGGAGGAATTCTTTATGCTTATGGAAACTCGGAAGTGGCTCCGTATAATGAACAATTCTATATTGGAGGAGCTAATAGTTTGCGTGCCTTTACCATCCGTTCGCTGGGACCGGGTAGTTACAGACCGGATGCAGGAAATACTTATTCATACATGGACCAGACTGGCAATTTAAAATTTGAAGCCAATGTAGAATATCGTTTCAACCTACTGGGAAATCTTAATGGTGCTATCTTTTTAGACGCCGGAAATATATGGTTACTGAAAGATGATATAGCTCGTCCTGGTGGAAAGTTTGGTTTGTCAAAACTAGGAAAAGAGATTGCTTTGGGTACTGGCGCCGGATTACGCTACGATCTCTCGTTTCTGGTCATCCGTCTGGATGCCGGAATAGGACTACATGCTCCTTATGAAACTTCAAAATCAGGCTATTACAATATACCTTCTTTTAAAGACGGACTAGGCTTTCATCTGGCAATCGGCTATCCATTCTAG
- a CDS encoding nucleotidyltransferase translates to MKPTLFVLAAGMGSRYGGLKQLDGLGPNGETIMDYSIYDAIRGGFGKLVFVIRESFEKDFREKIIKKYENHIPVELVFQDINDLPAGFTCPEGREKPWGTNHAVLMGKNVINEPFAVINADDFYGKDSFAVLGKALSEMEGKKNEYCMVGYRVGNTLSESGSVARGVCATDENGNLTTVVERTAIERIDGKVQFKDENGETVTIDDNTPVSMNMWGFTPDYFKYSEDFFIEFLKENISNLKCEYFIPLMVNELINNGTASVKVLDTTSKWFGVTYADDRQSVVDKIQALVDAGEYPAKLF, encoded by the coding sequence ATGAAACCAACTTTATTTGTACTTGCTGCCGGAATGGGCAGTCGTTATGGCGGTCTTAAGCAATTAGACGGTCTGGGCCCTAACGGTGAAACTATCATGGACTATTCAATTTACGATGCAATCCGCGGAGGATTTGGTAAATTGGTATTTGTAATCCGTGAAAGTTTTGAAAAAGACTTCCGTGAAAAGATTATCAAAAAATATGAAAACCATATTCCTGTAGAATTGGTATTTCAGGATATCAATGACCTACCTGCAGGATTTACTTGTCCAGAAGGAAGAGAAAAACCATGGGGAACTAACCATGCTGTATTGATGGGTAAGAATGTTATCAACGAACCTTTTGCTGTAATCAATGCTGATGATTTTTACGGAAAAGATAGCTTTGCTGTCTTAGGTAAGGCTCTTTCTGAAATGGAAGGAAAGAAGAATGAATATTGCATGGTAGGCTACCGTGTAGGTAACACTCTTTCTGAAAGTGGTAGCGTAGCACGTGGTGTTTGTGCAACAGACGAAAATGGTAACCTTACTACAGTAGTAGAACGTACAGCTATCGAACGTATTGATGGTAAAGTTCAGTTCAAGGACGAAAACGGTGAAACTGTAACTATTGATGATAATACTCCTGTTTCAATGAACATGTGGGGATTCACTCCTGACTATTTCAAATATTCAGAAGATTTCTTCATTGAATTCCTGAAAGAGAATATCAGCAATCTGAAATGCGAATACTTCATTCCATTAATGGTTAATGAACTTATTAACAATGGCACAGCAAGTGTGAAAGTACTTGATACTACATCAAAATGGTTTGGTGTAACTTATGCTGATGATCGTCAGTCGGTAGTCGACAAAATCCAGGCATTGGTTGATGCAGGTGAATACCCTGCTAAATTGTTCTAA
- a CDS encoding FecR domain-containing protein: MENIEPELLFRYCKKQCSTAEQEMIEQAISCSEELQLKIKQIEKTLEIAADIEECESIDIFSGYKTTRKKIRDNQKRIFIHLLTRYAAILTFPLLLSSIILGYLYFNRQPEALQFAEVTTPTGAIVRYELPDKSVVWLNSGTKLRYPVHFSGDKREVELKGEAYFEVQADKKHPFYVNTPSGMSVYVYGTQFDVNAYEDESTIEVVLEKGKVNVIVPDKETVVRLEPGEQLQYEKSTNRLNKMKVDVYEKMGWKYGKLIFRNASLSEMFKRLARHYNVDIQFNNISGKEYNYRATFTNESLIQILDYLSKSTNLKWAIEEPVQKSDGTLTRKKIIVNQY; the protein is encoded by the coding sequence ATTGAGAATATAGAACCAGAATTATTGTTTCGCTACTGTAAAAAGCAATGTTCAACTGCAGAGCAGGAAATGATAGAGCAAGCTATTAGCTGTTCAGAAGAACTGCAATTAAAGATTAAACAGATAGAAAAGACTTTAGAAATTGCGGCCGACATTGAAGAATGCGAATCTATTGATATTTTTTCGGGTTATAAAACTACACGTAAAAAAATTAGAGATAACCAAAAAAGGATCTTTATTCATTTACTTACCCGCTATGCTGCTATACTGACATTTCCTTTATTGTTGTCTTCAATAATTTTAGGTTATCTTTATTTTAATCGGCAGCCCGAAGCTTTACAATTCGCAGAAGTTACTACTCCTACAGGTGCTATTGTTCGTTATGAACTTCCGGATAAATCTGTAGTCTGGCTAAATTCAGGTACAAAGTTACGTTATCCAGTGCACTTTTCCGGAGATAAGCGCGAGGTGGAATTGAAAGGTGAAGCCTATTTTGAAGTTCAGGCCGATAAAAAACATCCATTTTATGTAAATACTCCCAGCGGAATGTCAGTATATGTATATGGTACTCAATTTGATGTAAACGCTTATGAAGATGAAAGTACTATAGAAGTAGTGCTTGAGAAAGGAAAAGTAAATGTTATTGTTCCAGATAAGGAAACTGTTGTCAGACTGGAACCTGGAGAACAACTTCAATATGAAAAGTCTACCAACCGATTAAACAAAATGAAGGTTGATGTTTACGAAAAAATGGGATGGAAGTATGGAAAGCTTATTTTCAGAAATGCTTCTCTAAGTGAAATGTTTAAACGTTTAGCCAGACATTATAATGTTGACATCCAGTTTAATAATATATCAGGCAAAGAATATAATTATCGTGCAACATTTACAAATGAATCTTTGATTCAAATTCTTGATTATCTAAGTAAATCGACTAATCTGAAATGGGCTATTGAAGAACCTGTACAAAAATCAGATGGAACACTTACCAGGAAAAAAATTATAGTAAACCAATATTAA